One genomic window of Actinoalloteichus hoggarensis includes the following:
- a CDS encoding AAA family ATPase: MNSSVGSSSGLSTWTCHAGDVPFRISAQPEWLSTQRAYLSDFLTTPPGERALAAFNIRVHTDDVTFRRVTEIIRRSPIIGIVEPVVGLLMQEARQATGRRYYVVATDNVEHKPGAYAVAAHGEDIDLFVHAGTGDAHRYPIRLIREAMLRTYEDAGGSIFHAAGVDVGGIAVMVCGPRGAGKTTVAAALLRSPGAALLSNDRVVVHQRDHVVAVPLPVPAARGTIHNFPELERLFHRRTACHSELERMPAEFGSVVKHSFTAREFAEAFDARLIARSKLRLVVIPRLTNTNEPTRARRLPMAAARRIIAASCFTPRDEFWVRPWLVPRRKTEEQLGSQASAAIEHLATTVPCIEMSFGVRNAVGDLVRSLENAMEGLQ, from the coding sequence GTGAACTCGTCAGTTGGTTCATCTAGCGGTCTGTCCACGTGGACCTGTCATGCTGGAGATGTACCGTTCAGGATCTCCGCACAACCCGAATGGCTGTCCACGCAACGCGCATATCTGTCCGACTTCCTGACGACGCCGCCCGGAGAACGCGCCTTGGCCGCGTTCAACATCCGCGTGCACACCGACGACGTGACCTTTCGTCGAGTCACGGAGATCATCAGGCGCTCGCCGATCATCGGCATAGTCGAGCCGGTTGTCGGGCTCCTGATGCAAGAGGCACGTCAAGCGACCGGTCGCCGCTACTACGTCGTCGCCACGGACAACGTTGAACACAAGCCAGGCGCGTACGCCGTGGCCGCGCACGGTGAGGACATCGACCTGTTTGTCCATGCTGGCACTGGCGATGCACATCGGTACCCGATTCGGCTCATACGGGAGGCCATGCTACGCACCTATGAGGACGCGGGTGGAAGCATCTTCCACGCAGCCGGTGTCGACGTTGGCGGCATTGCCGTGATGGTCTGCGGGCCTCGTGGTGCGGGCAAGACCACTGTGGCAGCCGCTCTCCTCCGATCGCCCGGCGCTGCCCTGCTATCCAATGACCGGGTCGTCGTCCACCAGCGGGATCACGTCGTCGCTGTGCCATTGCCGGTACCCGCCGCAAGGGGCACGATTCACAACTTTCCTGAGCTCGAGCGCCTTTTTCACCGCCGAACGGCCTGCCACAGCGAATTGGAAAGGATGCCTGCAGAATTCGGTTCGGTGGTCAAGCATTCCTTTACCGCTCGGGAGTTCGCCGAGGCATTCGATGCCCGCTTAATCGCCCGGTCGAAGTTGCGCCTAGTGGTTATTCCTAGACTGACGAACACCAACGAGCCGACCCGCGCGCGTCGCCTGCCGATGGCCGCAGCCCGCCGAATCATTGCGGCGAGCTGCTTCACTCCGCGCGATGAGTTCTGGGTTCGACCCTGGCTAGTCCCTCGCAGGAAGACAGAGGAACAACTTGGCAGCCAGGCGAGCGCCGCTATCGAGCACCTCGCGACGACCGTGCCGTGTATTGAGATGAGCTTCGGCGTGCGGAACGCAGTGGGCGATCTCGTCCGCAGCCTGGAGAACGCGATGGAAGGTCTTCAATGA
- a CDS encoding C45 family peptidase, whose protein sequence is MDELMYRSVDGRLTVRHVRLQGTNEEIGESLGKTARSRYQVSPQDLLLPADVAAGRREWAARHYPELLQRGAGIARSFGLDPSDPEVDALGVGFNVALPVPPQVMGCSVVAAPTTDSGIVLQRNFDFGFLSLPEMILGPGAYPEAPAMLSEPYLMEIHPTDGGMSALFMCAFDLCNGVIDGMNEAGLVVSLMQLIDRTDSEFAPPAVEPGLNEFEVLRFLLDRCRTVGEAQRVFEEQRPYLSWLPCHYVIADADGAVMLVEPDDAGVMQIRTTRDGPMCSTNHSLLRQLPDSSRNDPEILGSLDRLRVLTDTVVADSAGSFGSDRLAAAAGQVAVSTRRPEDGSVLGGTLWSAAYRPGDRSLSIRYWAGPGETDGSPDFSPEMRFALAPA, encoded by the coding sequence ATGGATGAACTGATGTATCGCTCGGTAGACGGGCGTTTAACGGTGCGTCACGTGCGTCTTCAGGGGACCAACGAGGAGATCGGGGAATCGCTCGGTAAGACGGCCCGGTCGCGATATCAGGTGTCTCCGCAAGATCTGCTGCTGCCTGCCGATGTCGCGGCCGGCCGGCGCGAGTGGGCAGCCCGACATTACCCGGAGCTGCTGCAACGTGGTGCGGGGATCGCGCGTTCCTTCGGTCTGGACCCGTCTGACCCGGAGGTCGACGCCCTCGGGGTCGGATTCAACGTGGCATTGCCCGTACCTCCTCAGGTGATGGGCTGTTCGGTGGTCGCCGCTCCGACGACTGATTCGGGAATCGTGTTGCAGCGCAATTTCGACTTCGGCTTCCTCTCGCTCCCGGAGATGATCCTCGGGCCGGGCGCCTACCCGGAGGCGCCCGCGATGCTCAGCGAGCCTTACCTGATGGAGATTCACCCGACCGACGGCGGAATGAGCGCACTGTTCATGTGTGCCTTCGACCTGTGTAACGGCGTGATCGACGGAATGAACGAAGCCGGCCTCGTGGTCTCGTTGATGCAGCTCATCGACCGAACCGACTCGGAGTTCGCGCCACCCGCCGTCGAGCCCGGATTGAACGAATTCGAGGTGCTGCGTTTCCTCCTCGATCGCTGTCGCACCGTCGGGGAAGCCCAGCGGGTGTTCGAAGAGCAGCGGCCTTACCTGTCCTGGCTGCCTTGTCATTACGTCATCGCCGACGCCGACGGCGCCGTGATGCTGGTCGAGCCCGACGACGCCGGGGTGATGCAGATCCGGACGACGCGGGACGGGCCGATGTGCTCGACGAATCACAGCCTGCTCCGGCAGTTGCCGGACTCGTCGCGGAACGACCCGGAGATCCTCGGCTCGCTCGACCGCCTGCGTGTGCTGACGGACACCGTGGTCGCCGACTCCGCCGGATCGTTCGGCTCCGACCGGCTCGCCGCCGCCGCGGGGCAGGTCGCGGTGAGCACTCGCCGGCCGGAAGACGGGTCGGTGCTCGGCGGCACTCTCTGGTCGGCCGCGTATCGACCCGGAGATCGTTCGCTCTCCATTCGCTACTGGGCGGGGCCGGGGGAGACCGACGGCTCCCCGGACTTCTCGCCCGAGATGCGCTTCGCCCTCGCGCCCGCCTAG